The genomic window TTCTACATCTTTAAGAGTCTCCTTGTAAAAAAAATTGGCTTTTTTCCCACCCCAGGTATGTTGGGGTGCCTCTCCTGGTGTCCTTCAGTCTCTCACAGGGGTGTCCCCATTCCCTCTCCCCCAACCCCTAGAAAGTCTCCCCAGTCCCTGGACACTCACACAATACCACTGCCTGGGGACTAAATGCTGTGTAATTAAAGCCAATCAggctataaaaataaatgctttcatgtCTTCCTTGCACGTGAGGGAAGAATTTAGCCCTTTTAAAGCAGCTCAGCATCTAGCtgtaattgtatttaaaaaaaaaaaaacaacaaccaaatacctacatagaaaaataaaggataaaCATTATCCAACTAttcaatattttatataaaagttCTATGATAGGGTATtctgctgtaaaaacaaaacaaaacagcctaGGTTGTATAACCCAGGATTTCTGGTGAGGAGTAAACTACAActtcaagcttaaagaaaaaaaatatatatatatcaattaTTTCGGCTCTCCAAAATAAagttattaaatatatatattattataagTATTTCATAAACTATTGTTTAAATGATGAGGGGAACACGTGGCTGAGGACCACAGGAAAGCGGCATCAGCTGCGACCCCGCTCATCCCCCCCGGGACCTGGCGTGTTCCTGGCACAAATAGAGGGCCTATCATTCCGTCCTTCAAAGGGATGTCCCCTTTTCCAGCTTGTGCTTTGTGAGGAAGTACTTAAAGAACTCATACACCGACCACGCGATGGCCGTTGAAGGGATCTGGTAGATGACACGTGCCTGCACCCCTCGGAAATACCCCGCGATGCCCCCCAGCTGATAGACAGTCCTAAAGGCATTGGCCATGCCTGAGAGGTGCCCAGTGATGTTAAGTGAACTCAACGCTTTGTTCTCTTGGGTGTTGAGCAAGGTCTTGCAGACATCCAACGGGGTGGTGGCGGCAGCAGCCACGGCTCCGGCTACGGCCCCCGAACAGACGTGGGACAGCGGGTGGTATTCCCTACGCGGGTTCACCCTCTCCTGCATGAACTCGTAGGTGATGAAGTGGATGGCCTGGAAGGGGATGTTCATGGTGAGCTGGGTGGTGTAGCTGCGGTAGAAGGCACCAAAGCCTTCGGTTTTCTGCACTGTCCTCACGCACTGCCAGACGGATTTGTAGGGGGAGTTGAACATCTGCATCCGCTGCTTCACCACTGCTCCAGGGAACATCCAACGTGGCACCAAAGGAATAAAGATTAATTAGATGAGGGCCTTGCTAACGGGCATCCCGACACCCAGTCCAAACGCTGCTCCAAGCATCAGCCACGCAGACCCAGCGTCCCCTTCCAAACCCACAAAGAAGCATTCCTGCAGTGATCCACTCCATATATGCAAACTTTGAGTTCAAGGATCCACGCACCCTCTGCATCCCCTGCCCTAAAACCCAGAAAGCATGGGAAGGGATCAGCTCAGCCCTGGTTTGGTAGCTCTACATGTTCATGGATCAACTCGTTACTCAGCCATCAACAAGGAGACCTCATGTCAGGCTAAAATGGAATTAGGACAGATGGATAAGGCAATAGAGCTCATTTGTGGCAACATATATCTTCAGTTAAAGGTTATTTATTctgattaaaaagaattttaagcattaaaaacagtttttctgaagtttctcactgctttttgtcCAGCTCAGGAGCTGAGTACAGTAACACCCAACAGCAGTCCAGCCAATTGATTTTAGATGCATTCTACTGTTGGTTCTCCTATCATCAGACATCCCCCaggaaggcagagcagctgatCAAAGTCCACCATCAGCTGGTAGAACCCTACTGCTGCTCTACTGGTTGGGCAGCATGACCAGCTCTGCTTGCCCAGAGCTTTTGAAAAACCACAGCCACTACAAGCAAAGTTTATGGGCAGAGCGTGGTGTGACTCAGGCTCCAGCAATTAAAGCAGCCAGGCAGTCCTGGGCAGGatttctgcctttcagaaaATAGGCAGCATCCCCCAGCAAAGGGCTGGGGTGGCCCTGAGGCTGCTCAGGCTCTCTGTGCAGGTCACTGTTACCTTCAGCTGGATTCATCACTGCGTCATGGAGCAACGTGGCCACGCTCCCAGCTATACCTGCAAGACAAAAGCATCCTTCAGCAATCCAGGGAGCACAGAGTCACCTGTAACACAGCACCCAGTAACACAATGGGTTACCAGTATGGAAAAACCCAAGCAGGGCAGCCCAACACAAACCAGCTCCGACCGCGTCACGTTGGCTTCTCCCAGCAACTCACAGGGCTTTGCCTACACAAGACTTCGCCAGCTGTACTCAGCCTACACCGGACTGAAGAATGAGCAATGGTTAGAACTGGCTCACTGCATCTTTAATTAGGCATTTTCAGCCATTTAAGCACTAATTGCACAGATTCTGCAAACATCTAGCCAGCCATTAACGACTCTGCAGGACGGCCTCGAGCCACACCTTCCCCTTTGAAGTTCCCGTTGactttcagtcatttttcactaaagcagagctcagctttcCCATGGGTACCAAAAGCCTGTAGCTACTTGAAGGGCAGgcacaggaaagcagcaaggaaaaagGATATTCTGCTCTTCATTGGGTCAAATCACGTGGGCATGGCCACATATTGCTGCCATCACCTCACGGCAACTCAAAtaatggcaaataattttatgcgTGTCGATGCAGCGcctaaacacagtcctgtgaacagcaaaaaatatgcagccacGCTTTCAGCTTCCATAAAGGAATTTGAGGATTTGTTTCAagactgtgaagaaaaattcaatgtttgcaactccattttcatgcgacataaatgcattttttcaacTGGAATACAGAGCTGCAATCAGGAATTCAGCTCAAAAATCTCATTATGTCTCTTTATCAGACTTCTATAAGAAAAACATCCCTCGCTACACAGTCtgccttattcatgtcatcacttttgGCAGCACGTACATTTGTGAGTAACTGTCAACAATGAGGCATAGGAAGAGCAAAATTAGATCAAAAATCTCTAATGAACCTCTTGAGACCTTACTAAGAACTGAAATTTCTTCCATCAAACCAGAGATTGGTGCATCAGTCTCACAAAAACAACATCCAAAATGCTGTTGGTTTTATGGTTTcattgaggttttttttttttttcactgtcttaataaaaaaattaatttttaaattttgttgcttaaatacattacatattttaatgagggctgctccaaaagtaacgcctcctcTCTGATGGTGTTGGCTtgcaatgtcagaggtggatgttggtggtatggctcTAGAGATTGAACTTCTGATACCccattatattttattgctgtgtgacagcacagcacctgACACAGAAAAGCACGTGGAACAAatgagtgggggaaaaaaatggcaccaactgacattcattgatgctaCAAAGGCCAAACAGGGGCATGATGCAGGGAGGGGTGGGTGGGCCATTGCAGCCACAGggggggcagctctgctggtgcaggctTTGATTAGCACGGCTAATTAGCATGGCTTGTTCATTGCTGGAGGAAACACACAGCTGATAGTGCTGACTGAATTGAAAACTAGcattttgtagctaagaatttgctctatcaagcaGAGTTATTGCACTCACTGTAgatgttgtagtttccatgggaataaatggaaggcgttacattcagagcaacctacatatatgcagcccaagatcattcctcttcactcaatgtggcccaggcaagccaacAGGCTGGATGCTCGTGAGATAACAGCATCTTCTGCACCACCTCTTCAACGTGTCAGGATGCCTCATTGGATGCTGCCTGTCACTACACCTCTGTGTCACGTAATCAGAGCAAAAACCCCCAATTATTTATTGTGTGAGCCCACCCAGCTCTCACTGCTTggtgcaaagcaaacaagaggAAGGTTTATCACAGGACTttttaatgcaataaaataGATGTTAAAATACCATTGGCCAAGTGGCTGTTTCCTCCATGCTGAATGGTATCACTGAGagactttttcattttttcatagcaagcaaagtACATGGCGTGGGCAGGGCCAGCCCCCAGCATGGTGACATTGATCCCACGTAAAGGCCTCCAGAAGCCTTCAGTCAGGACCATCTTCTTCAGGGCTTCATACACACTCCGGTACTGGGCCTTGGGGTcgggctgcaggctctgcatcCGTGTCTGCAAGAAAGCACACAGGAAAGAGAGGCTTCAGTCATGTATGTAAGACTTCCAGGATTCACACCCATATGGGCCCCACTGACCCAAACAGATTACAGAGTcgagctcctggctccacacaggagcaCCCTAAAATCCTTTGCCTTCTTTTGCTGAGCCCACTTTGCTCAGAGCCCCCCGAGCGCCCACAGAACCCCAATGCACCCACGTCCCATTTATTCACACTTCTGCCAGAACAACCCCACAAAGTCCACACTTCCATTGCAACACCAACACGTCAGAATTCTGCTGGTGGATGTGCAACCTCTGCTCTTGTTTATGCACGGGGAATTAAGTGCAATTGTTCAAAAGACAAAGGTGAAGAAACACAGCCAGGGCTCTAATTgcctcctgcttgcaacactcTGTCTCTGCCCCAGCGTGTTCCTCCTGCAATTGCTCACTGCTTTGATGCCCACATGGAGCTATAGGGCACATGACTGGGAAATGGGTTTCCTTGAAGGGCACAAAGATGAGTCCCTGTCCATATCAGGTGCATGAAGCCCAATCTGACCCCTGGAGGACCCAAGGATGGCTGCTGGAGATCACCTGCCCTCTGGTCATCCACCAGCTCCATGGCTTTGGTGTTACCTGCATCCTTCCTCAAAAATCCCTGGggagtttttcttcctcttaattGCTTTCCAAAGTTTCCCAAGAGGCCGGCAGCTTTCAAGGGACACCTTCAAGCTTCAGAGCAAAGTTTCACCCCCAGATGCATTGCACTGTGCTGAACCCAGTTCATCCATTTAGGGTCAGAGCAGTTCATGAACGAGGTGATAAGCAGCAGATAAGGGAGCAGGCTGCCCTGAAGGTCAGGTCTGCTGCTACAGGCTCAGCATTGCAAACAATGCTTTGCTTCTGTACCAAGTTTAAGCCCAGAAATGCATTGCACCAACTTTACACCTTGACCCATTTTGCTGAGGGGTGAAAAATCAGCCCTTTTCTACTCAGCTTTTGATATTGCAATAGCAGCGCAGCaagtggggctgcagcactgcaagtaATCCCTCCAGGAAATCCCTGGTTTAATATCTTTGGCTCTGCAGAAGTGCAATAGTGATGCAAACAGCAGCCCCAGAAGGAAGGATCCCCCACATCcctctgtgcttctgcacaAGGACTCATCAGTTCACTTCTGCAATTAACCAGCAGCAATCCCAGGGCTGCACTTCGAGGTGAGAACACACCAAATCCACGTGCTGCTGATTTGGACCTTGGATTCCTTTGGTTGCCTGAAAATTCAGAGGCATTTCCACGGCCACTGCTCTGAGATCAAGGGATCGGGGCTGAACTGCAGACTTTAACCCAGAATCATAAGCCAAACTGTTAATGAGAGCAGTAAAGCAGTGTGTGAGTAACAACCTACTGCATTTGTAGTAGCTGTTCTAGAAAATGCACAAGAATTGCATTTGCAAAGTGATGCGAGTGAGCAGCTAGGAGAATTGCAGATTGTAAGCATCTGGGGTCACGAATGCAACTGAAAGAACTCTTCCTTTTTGCACCACATATTGCCTTTCCCCAAAAATACACCACCTCAATATGCAAAAGTTGTGGTCCCGTTGCACAGACGCCTGCAGCTGAGAATGCATGAGGtgaacacagagctgcacagctgcagcaaaacaTGCCCTGTGTTTGGAGAAAGTTCACAGGCTGCTTAGCatggaggagctgtgctgaggaatGGAGTTTCGCTGCCTCGAGCAAAGCTTCCTGGTATAGAGCACATGGCAACGCTGGAAACAAACCTAAAAAGCTCAGTTTTTCTCTAAAAGAAACAATAGCTCTGAATCTCgcaatgtgctttaaaaaaaagatgcagagcaGCTTGCATCGTTTGCTTTGCATGCACGAGGTCCCATGCTGCTGTCACCATGACTCAGCAGCAcccaccagctgcagcagggattGTGCACTGCTGCAGACTCAAAGCTCCACCCTCACATTGCAAAACTGAGCCTGATTCCAGCTCAGTGCATTGCTGGGATGCATTCAAAACCAGTGCAACTGCAGCATGCATTTGGAGCCAGAGCATCAGAGATGTCTGGGAGCATGCAGTGCCATAGAGCAAGCAACATGCAATACTGCAGCACTTCGAGCACCTCCACATTCCTGCTGGGCATCCACCTGCTTTCACATGGCAAAATGCATACACACCCCTTAGTATTCCCTAAGCACCCAGCTGCATGCCAGCCCCATGCAGCTGGATCAATTTAtcgcagcagcacagcatcagtGCTGCACCTTTAAAGGCTGCAAACAGTTGATTTGCTGCACAGCCCTTCCAACACTTATCTGCAGCCTGCAAGCTCCTCCAGGAGTTCACACCCCTGTTGTTAAACAGCCCAGAAATGCTCCAGTAATCCTGTTGCGTAAGGCAGCAAGCATCCGGGCAGCCTTACCTGCAGCACGGGCaccagaagcaaaagcaaaagtcCCAGCTCTGGCTTCATGGCATCCCTGTGGAGCAGCAGTGCCCACCACTACCCATGCATCgcacagcaccatgcaggaTTCCCTAAAGAAGGGAGTCCAGTGGTTGAGGACCCTTACTGCATCCCAAAAGATGTACGGCCATCTAAGCATGATGAAAAGAGGCTGAAAACACCCAAAAAGCTCTGAAATGTTCCTTCCAAGGCAGCACTAGCACAgagtcagtgctgctgctgctctctttgCACAAAGTTCAGCACAGAAAGAGGCAGACACTTCCCAGACGTTTCTCAGCTGGCACAAGCCATGGGGCGAGGACGGATTTCTGTCCAGAAGCGTTCTGCTAACAAGAGCCAGCTCTCCAGTTTTGTACTTCTTTGCAAAGCATCACCGATTTGATGGACAACTGCACAAACCAGCTGGCATCCCCTGTGACCATGCAGCTCCCAGTCACCCACTCTGTtttgcagcagctcccagcaagtGCCCAGTCCCCATGTGTGGCTGCAAAGTGACCATGGGTGGGGTGACAGGTTGGTTGGGGCAGGCAGCACCCACACCATCCCCTAACAGGACAAACTGCTCTTTCTGGCCATGCACTGATACCCACAGGTTCACCACCAAACCCAAACATCCCAAACCTGCTCTCACAGGAGCACTGCCCTCCGTCCTATTCAGGTGCATGCTTTCTGGAGAAGAGCTGCAAAGCAGCCAAGCCCCCAAACTGCTCCATCCCTACAACAAGCCCCATTCaccctcctgccctgcagacaGACTGCATGCCCCTGGCTCCTTGCTGCAATTCGCTCTTCCTGCaccatgagaaagaaaataacgCAAAGGAACAGACACCAAACAACTCCCAATAACCACAGGTCTCCAACTTTCAGCTGGCAGAGCACGACCAGTACTGCATCTCCCTCCCAAAACAAATAGCCACAGTGCTGGGAATGCCTCACACAGTGCCAAAGCACatagagcagcagagctgtgggtcacACACAATGATCCTGGCTGTACAGGGACACCTGCACACAGCTCCATTGCCCTGGGGATCTCCCATGGGCAGGCTgcaaccccacagccccccagaGGGGTAGCAGCATCACAGATGTATGTCGTGTTCAGGAATGGTGCAAGTGACTGAAACAAACAGTTCTCCCAAATTgtgatcttttccttttctctttgagAGGAAACAACTTGCTGGGGCCAAAACATTTCCTCCTGGAGGCCAGTGAACAGCTCAGGTGCCCCAGACCCCACTTTGTGCAGCATCCATGGGCTCTGCTTGGCCGTGCCCTGATCCCAGCAATATCACCTGGAGCAGGGAAAGCACATTTCcttactggaagaaaaggaaagatgttgagaGAATGAAAGACGTTGATGGTAATGAGCTTAATTAGGCTCAGTTCCTTACAGAGTGCAAAGATCCTACAGggacctgcaggcagcaggtcCTCCAGCTCCAAGGCACACAggttgctggggaaaaaaaaagtgctttgcaGCAAACCAGCAGCACCTCCGTATTTACACCATGCACGGTTTGCTAAGCTACAAGAGGAGAAAGCTTGCAGGGAGGAGGAACAGAACTCCTGCAATTTCCCTGATGGCATCTTGCTCTGAGTTCATGCACGAGGACTTTGCTTTGCTACGCCAGGGCtggacacagagcagcacagcatgcacCTTTGCACTGTGGTTGCGTAAAGCCGGCGGGCACAGCGTGCTGAGGCTGCCCGGGagggctctgtgcagctcccATGTCAGAACAGGAAGAGATGacagcacagtgcagcctgGCAGCGCACcctggggctgtgtgtgctCACAACCTAACACAGCCCTGTTCCCCCAAGCAAACTTCCCCCCTTGCTCTCTAAGCCCCCCTCCTCGCACACCACAACCCCCCAGCACTTCATGCATGCAGCCCCACACCCTGTGCATGCACTCCCCCCACACATACACCCCAAGAATGCACCTCCATCCCTCATCCACATATCCTCCTTGCACTGCCTACAAGCTCCTCTTCCCCATGCACGTCCACCCCACGCATTCCAGGAATGCAACCCTCCAGACCCCATACAGGACCCTCTACTGCTTTCCCTACATGCAACTGCCCCAGGACCCCCGCAGCCTAGGCATGGATCCcttttgcagctctgtgccccatcAACACACCCTGCACCCCAGCTCTCCGTGCACACACCCCCTCTGCACACCCATACCCCTCACACACCCCCTTTGCACGTCCATGCCCTTCACACGAACCCACTTTCACAACTCCATACCCCACGAGTAAACCCTGCACTGCTACGCTCCCCCCCCGTGCATCCCCAGCATCACGGAGAGCCCAGTCCCAGGTCACCCCCTCGCTCTCCCGAGCCCACGCACCTTCACGGAATCCACCGGGTACATCACGCTGTGTTCCATGATCCCCGCCACCGCCCCGGCCAACATGTGAGTGCCAAGCGAGGCTCCGCTGGGCAGACTCTCGTAATCCTCACCCTCCATCGGGGGGGTCACAGAAGGGGCAGGGATCGGCCCTGGGGGCCCAGGCCCCGGTGGGGCCGCCGTGCTGCCCCCTAcggagcagctcagctccattCGCTGGGAGCTGAGCGGAGATCGGGAACGGGAAAAGGGATTCCCGGaacgcgggggggggggggccgggactggggggggcgggggggcgcGGCACGGGGAGCGCGCGCCTCCCGTTCCCTGCTTTAAAGCCGcgcccgcgccccgccccgggCCTCACAGCGGCGGCCAATAGAAATGCTTCTCCGTCGCCCGCCTCTTCCCATTGGGTAGAGAGAACAGGCTGGCTCCCGCTTGTGACGTCACAGAGAGGCCAGCCCGGAAGATTGACAGGGCAACGGGCGAATGGGGAGGAGGGCTGGGATGAGAATGGTTGTTAAGGGGAGAAAGGGGCGGGACGGCGGGCGGAATGCGGCGCGCCTCCCGCGTGCCAGCGCGCGCTTTCGGGGGAAGCGGCGCGTTAAGGGGCGGAGGGGAGGGAGCGGGCCGAGGGCCTGCCATCAgttggctttattttatttcttattttatttttgaagcttgTGGGGCTGCTGAGAGTAAAGCAGCCCTTGGCGCGCGTGTGCTGCACTGTCCTGTACAGCCCCCTAAAATAGGCAAAGCCACGGGCACGGCTGGAACAGGCAGCCCTgcgctgctgctcctccatccCTCTTGCTTTCCAGCGCAGATCGCATCTCACGTGGGTGCCCTCAGCATCACCCCGTCTGCAGGGCAAGGCGCGGCCATAAATCAAGGCTGGGCTCCAGAACTTCCTTCTTGTAATGCAGCCTCGTGCAGGGAAAGGGCCGAGTTCGAGCTCGGCAGCAGCACTTCCTAGCACTACTGCACGTGGTTTGTGGAGGTTTCCTGCTCTGTAAGCAACAGGTCCACTGTTCCCAATGTGATGAGGAGACGTCGTCGTGTTGTCATTGACCATAACGAGCCCTTTCCCCTACGGccctccctcttgctgcctgaTAAGAAATTGGATGAATCAAAGTGACATGCAGAGCTGTTTCCAGGTT from Lagopus muta isolate bLagMut1 chromosome 27, bLagMut1 primary, whole genome shotgun sequence includes these protein-coding regions:
- the SLC25A37 gene encoding mitoferrin-1 → MELSCSVGGSTAAPPGPGPPGPIPAPSVTPPMEGEDYESLPSGASLGTHMLAGAVAGIMEHSVMYPVDSVKTRMQSLQPDPKAQYRSVYEALKKMVLTEGFWRPLRGINVTMLGAGPAHAMYFACYEKMKKSLSDTIQHGGNSHLANGIAGSVATLLHDAVMNPAEVVKQRMQMFNSPYKSVWQCVRTVQKTEGFGAFYRSYTTQLTMNIPFQAIHFITYEFMQERVNPRREYHPLSHVCSGAVAGAVAAAATTPLDVCKTLLNTQENKALSSLNITGHLSGMANAFRTVYQLGGIAGYFRGVQARVIYQIPSTAIAWSVYEFFKYFLTKHKLEKGTSL